The Flavobacteriales bacterium genome has a window encoding:
- the surE gene encoding 5'/3'-nucleotidase SurE, translating into MNNSQERPLILITNDDGFTAPGIMALVKAVEEFGEIMIVAPDSPQSGMGHAITINNPLRIHSTHYFGEHVAYNCSGTPVDCVKIGIYQLAKEKRKPDLILSGINHGSNVSTNVLYSGTMSAAIEGALSGIPSIGFSLLDYSLEADFSVAQHFVKKIVKDALDNPMKEGICLNVNIPKLPLEEIKGIKVGKQARAFWDDTFDERADPLKKNYYWLAGEFHNYDEGEDTDMWALDHQYVSVVPTQYDLTAYDCIQGLKEQLEK; encoded by the coding sequence ATGAATAATTCTCAGGAAAGACCACTAATATTAATCACCAACGATGATGGTTTTACAGCACCAGGAATAATGGCGTTGGTTAAAGCTGTAGAGGAATTTGGAGAAATTATGATTGTAGCACCTGATAGCCCTCAATCAGGTATGGGGCATGCCATTACGATCAATAATCCTTTGAGAATTCACAGTACACATTATTTTGGTGAGCATGTTGCCTACAACTGTTCAGGAACGCCTGTCGATTGTGTCAAAATTGGAATCTATCAATTGGCCAAAGAAAAGAGAAAACCAGATTTGATATTATCAGGGATTAATCATGGATCTAATGTCTCAACCAATGTCCTGTATTCAGGAACCATGTCAGCGGCAATCGAAGGTGCTTTGAGTGGAATTCCAAGTATTGGCTTTTCATTACTCGATTACAGCCTAGAAGCTGATTTTTCTGTTGCCCAACATTTTGTAAAAAAAATAGTAAAAGATGCTTTGGATAATCCAATGAAAGAGGGAATTTGTTTAAATGTTAATATTCCTAAATTACCTTTGGAAGAAATTAAAGGGATCAAAGTAGGCAAGCAAGCAAGAGCTTTTTGGGATGATACGTTTGATGAAAGAGCAGATCCATTGAAGAAAAATTATTATTGGTTAGCAGGAGAATTTCATAATTATGATGAAGGAGAAGACACGGATATGTGGGCGTTAGACCATCAGTATGTATCGGTCGTTCCCACTCAATATGATTTAACGGCCTATGATTGTATACAAGGGCTTAAGGAACAACTAGAAAAATAA
- a CDS encoding DUF4268 domain-containing protein: MYGKEEAIALRKLFWTSFGKYIGHNRTASGQKGKWLNYKTGVKDIYFRMDVDKRTAKVCIDIQQNDPGIRALFFEQFKEVKTVFEDITNTNEWIWLDNYTNSFNKDISRIYVEIDGVNLYNKETWNIIFPFLSKHLIALDEFWEEFKDLFKQLEK; encoded by the coding sequence ATGTACGGTAAAGAAGAAGCTATAGCACTTCGTAAACTTTTTTGGACCAGTTTTGGAAAATATATTGGTCACAATAGAACAGCAAGTGGTCAAAAGGGTAAATGGTTGAATTATAAAACTGGAGTAAAAGATATCTACTTTAGGATGGATGTAGATAAGCGAACTGCAAAAGTTTGTATTGACATTCAACAAAATGATCCAGGAATTAGAGCGCTTTTCTTTGAACAATTTAAAGAGGTTAAAACTGTTTTTGAAGACATCACCAATACGAACGAATGGATTTGGCTTGACAATTACACCAACTCGTTTAACAAAGATATTAGTCGTATTTACGTTGAAATTGATGGGGTTAACCTTTATAATAAAGAAACTTGGAATATTATTTTTCCTTTTCTTTCTAAACACTTGATTGCTTTAGATGAATTTTGGGAAGAATTTAAAGACTTATTTAAACAATTAGAGAAATAA
- a CDS encoding GIY-YIG nuclease family protein, producing the protein MQEFVTYILYSNKFNKIYIGYSSSLINRFYSHNKLATKGYTIRYRPWVVIYVDFFEQKTKAIKHEKFLKSGKGRDWIKNTLIPKYQQLGFISALG; encoded by the coding sequence ATGCAAGAATTTGTTACCTATATTCTATACTCAAATAAATTTAATAAAATTTATATTGGGTATTCTTCTAGCCTTATAAACAGGTTTTATTCTCATAATAAGTTAGCTACTAAAGGCTATACTATTAGATATAGACCTTGGGTAGTGATTTATGTTGACTTCTTTGAACAAAAAACAAAGGCTATTAAACATGAAAAATTTCTTAAATCAGGAAAAGGTAGAGATTGGATTAAAAATACATTGATTCCAAAATATCAACAGCTCGGATTCATATCAGCCCTAGGCTGA
- a CDS encoding SpoIID/LytB domain-containing protein, whose protein sequence is MKFLTVIIILFLFVSNSYAEEVLAVGIYRNITIKRAVFSHEGFDYQLVADDTIPVQLVSETDKIVISRLGDQVKIAQNDIAIGVYNKISFYRTHPKGYFRIQTMSPSTKRRIYYGNLEVKVINGIFTFINHVPLEQYLIGVLESESGNYQSKEYYKVQAIISRTYALKHKNKFLHEGFMLTDLVNCQVYFGKFYQNPKMEEAIAETKGLVLVDSEMKYITAAFYSNSGGQTENSENVWNKPVSYLRSKKDPFSVGKNNYRWSKTINKKKWLSYLKEKYEYPIEDSIAREKVTHFNQKNRKKYLAGWESHILLTDIRKDWRLKSTYFSILDQGENIVLKGHGFGHGVGLSQEGAMNMVDLGYSYTDVLHFYYTNVYLIDDDRRLYYLLD, encoded by the coding sequence ATGAAATTTTTAACTGTAATCATAATACTGTTTCTGTTTGTTTCTAATAGTTATGCTGAAGAAGTATTGGCTGTTGGTATCTATAGAAATATAACTATAAAAAGAGCTGTGTTTTCACATGAGGGGTTTGATTATCAGCTAGTAGCCGATGATACAATTCCAGTTCAATTAGTCTCAGAAACAGACAAAATAGTGATTTCAAGGTTAGGAGATCAAGTTAAAATAGCTCAAAATGATATCGCTATTGGGGTGTACAATAAAATTAGTTTTTACCGTACTCACCCTAAAGGATATTTTAGGATACAAACAATGAGTCCGTCTACAAAACGACGTATTTATTATGGAAACTTAGAAGTAAAAGTGATTAATGGAATATTTACTTTTATTAATCACGTTCCACTAGAGCAATATTTAATTGGAGTATTAGAGTCAGAATCTGGAAACTATCAATCAAAAGAATATTACAAAGTACAAGCAATTATTAGTAGAACCTATGCTTTAAAACATAAAAATAAATTTTTGCACGAGGGATTTATGTTGACAGATTTGGTAAATTGCCAGGTGTATTTTGGTAAGTTTTATCAGAATCCCAAAATGGAAGAAGCAATTGCAGAAACTAAAGGGTTAGTTTTGGTCGATTCCGAAATGAAGTATATTACGGCTGCATTTTACAGTAATAGTGGGGGGCAAACAGAAAATAGTGAGAATGTATGGAATAAACCTGTAAGCTATTTAAGAAGTAAAAAAGATCCCTTTTCCGTAGGAAAAAATAATTACAGGTGGTCCAAAACGATTAATAAAAAGAAGTGGTTAAGCTACCTTAAAGAAAAATATGAATATCCGATTGAAGATTCTATTGCAAGAGAAAAAGTGACGCATTTCAATCAAAAAAATAGAAAAAAATACCTAGCAGGTTGGGAGTCGCATATTTTGTTAACAGATATAAGAAAAGACTGGAGGCTAAAAAGTACCTATTTTTCAATTCTAGATCAAGGGGAGAACATTGTATTAAAAGGACATGGATTCGGACATGGAGTTGGGTTGTCGCAAGAAGGAGCCATGAATATGGTGGATTTAGGTTATAGTTATACCGATGTCTTGCATTTTTATTATACTAATGTCTACCTG
- a CDS encoding JAB domain-containing protein produces the protein MNIQLSEEDKIKVLNGDHLYSVMQKIFLREQLIDRNREHFWVIGLENNNRILFIELVSLGSFKSVTVEPMEVFSFALQKRAAKVILCHNHPTGDLIPSKEDKDVTDRLIQTGLIVNTPVLDHLIISEKTYFSFKVDGLMDELLLSLKYVPPYKIKEKMEKMAKQLKNKEQKIAIEALKKGLDVDLIAQITGLDIEKIELLKNKH, from the coding sequence ATGAATATACAATTAAGCGAAGAAGACAAAATAAAAGTGCTTAACGGAGATCATTTGTATAGCGTTATGCAAAAGATTTTTCTAAGAGAGCAGCTAATAGATCGTAATCGCGAACATTTTTGGGTAATTGGGTTAGAAAATAACAACCGTATTTTATTCATTGAATTAGTGAGTTTAGGTTCTTTTAAGTCTGTTACTGTAGAACCTATGGAGGTTTTTAGTTTTGCTTTGCAAAAACGTGCTGCTAAGGTTATTTTATGTCATAACCATCCTACAGGAGATTTGATACCTTCTAAAGAAGATAAAGATGTTACAGATCGATTAATTCAAACAGGATTGATTGTCAATACTCCAGTATTAGATCATTTGATTATTTCGGAAAAAACTTATTTTAGTTTTAAAGTTGATGGCTTAATGGATGAATTACTATTGAGTTTAAAGTATGTGCCGCCTTATAAGATTAAGGAGAAAATGGAGAAAATGGCAAAACAGTTAAAAAACAAGGAACAAAAAATAGCGATCGAAGCTTTAAAGAAAGGCCTTGATGTAGACCTAATTGCTCAAATTACAGGCTTAGATATTGAAAAGATAGAATTACTTAAAAATAAGCATTAA
- a CDS encoding septum formation initiator family protein — MNFLKKYLPYLKNKYLISIIVLLTVLLVIEDTNIFSLFELKSDLKKLREDNIQKEKDIENIKQKTLELTTNPEALEKFARENYKMKKKDEVIYLFVDKDSTELE, encoded by the coding sequence ATGAATTTCCTAAAGAAATATTTGCCATATCTAAAAAACAAATACCTCATTTCAATCATTGTATTATTGACGGTATTATTGGTGATTGAGGATACAAATATTTTTAGTCTTTTCGAATTAAAATCTGACCTTAAAAAATTAAGAGAGGATAACATTCAAAAAGAAAAAGACATTGAAAACATCAAGCAGAAGACCTTAGAGTTAACCACCAACCCTGAAGCGTTAGAAAAATTTGCTCGAGAAAATTATAAAATGAAGAAAAAAGATGAAGTGATTTATCTTTTTGTTGACAAAGATTCCACAGAATTAGAATAA
- the lpxB gene encoding lipid-A-disaccharide synthase: protein MKFFIVSGEASGDLHGANLVKEIKKLSPDSTFTGWGGDLMAAQGVTIKKHYKELAFMGFLEVVKNIRTIFKNIKLCKQQIIEEQPDAIIFVDYPGFNLRIAKFAKAKGFKTLYYISPTVWAWKEKRIEKIKRDVDRLFVILPFEQEFYKERGCEVEFVGHPLIDAIEDFRENKALLSNDFYKKYHLNQQQIIALLPGSRKQEITKKLPIMMAVAHHYKDYQFVIAGAPGLEKSFYESVIGEHEIKIIFNDTYNLLNNAHAALVTSGTATLETALFNVPQVVCYQTSSISYHIAKRLVNIQYISLVNLILNREVVKELIQGELNEEQLGIAFEAILKGDFREQQLQAYQKLTALCGGVGASKNAAKGMLKVAKG from the coding sequence ATGAAGTTTTTTATAGTTTCTGGGGAAGCTTCTGGCGATTTGCATGGAGCCAATTTAGTGAAAGAAATAAAAAAACTTTCACCTGATTCAACTTTTACAGGGTGGGGAGGAGACTTAATGGCAGCGCAAGGAGTGACCATCAAAAAACATTATAAAGAATTGGCATTCATGGGGTTTTTAGAAGTGGTTAAAAATATTCGAACCATTTTTAAAAATATTAAATTGTGTAAACAACAAATTATTGAGGAACAACCTGATGCCATTATTTTTGTGGATTATCCAGGATTTAATTTAAGAATCGCAAAGTTTGCAAAAGCCAAAGGTTTTAAGACCCTATATTATATCTCACCTACAGTTTGGGCTTGGAAAGAGAAACGTATAGAAAAGATAAAAAGAGATGTGGACCGACTGTTTGTTATTCTTCCTTTTGAACAAGAATTTTATAAAGAACGAGGTTGTGAGGTGGAGTTTGTAGGACATCCATTAATTGATGCGATAGAAGATTTTCGTGAAAACAAAGCTCTACTCTCTAATGATTTCTATAAAAAATATCACCTAAATCAACAGCAAATAATAGCACTTTTGCCGGGGAGTAGAAAGCAAGAAATTACCAAAAAACTACCCATAATGATGGCCGTAGCTCATCACTATAAGGATTATCAATTTGTAATTGCGGGAGCCCCAGGCTTAGAAAAAAGTTTCTATGAATCTGTAATTGGGGAACATGAGATAAAAATTATCTTCAATGATACCTATAATTTACTAAACAATGCCCATGCAGCATTGGTAACTTCTGGTACTGCAACTTTAGAAACAGCACTGTTTAATGTACCTCAAGTTGTATGTTATCAAACCAGTTCAATTTCCTATCATATCGCTAAACGATTAGTGAATATTCAATACATTTCATTAGTAAATTTAATCCTTAATCGCGAAGTTGTTAAAGAGTTAATTCAAGGCGAATTAAATGAAGAGCAATTAGGCATAGCTTTTGAAGCGATTCTAAAAGGAGATTTTCGAGAACAACAACTCCAAGCGTATCAAAAGTTAACCGCTTTGTGTGGAGGAGTTGGGGCTTCAAAAAATGCGGCTAAAGGAATGCTGAAAGTTGCAAAAGGCTAA
- a CDS encoding DUF4139 domain-containing protein translates to MIHKLLFTIALLTSFNLLLAQETKTVDAKIDEVTVFLNGAEIKRKATVSVDKGTNELKFVDLSPYIQPNSIQVKANNKALTIVSVNHEINYLEKKNIAKSPKVQAINDSIENLEFKLQIRQSYERVYNEEKSLLLTNKKMGGANTGVDIEDLMDAADFYRERLANIETKLLDIKRNKKELNAAIARLKKQRSLYYNTVKNTGEITVNLTASQRASAKIELTFVVNRAGWVPFYDIRSNNLEEPVDLTYKGKVYQKTGNDWNNVKVRLSTGNPSNDNTQPQFSKWYLQYYTAYAKNNRYSGKRKKINAAYAPAPSYDKGQYLEEVEIEDDELDFEIASNSLANSTTVTESTVNTTFDIALPYTIKSDGKSNLIAIQEYELPVSYQYYTMPRKDHDAFLLSNIVGWGDYNLLAGDANIYFENTFVGESYLETAITNDTLSVSMGRDKSIIVTREKIKDFCKNSTLGGNKKSTRGYELTIRNNKSQAIEIEVIDQIPLSKIKEIEVELIENKKAEYDEKTGKLTWRLKIPANSTETVSFKFSVKYPKNQTINNL, encoded by the coding sequence ATGATACATAAACTCTTATTTACGATTGCTCTTTTAACGTCTTTTAACCTTCTTCTTGCTCAAGAAACTAAAACGGTTGATGCTAAAATTGATGAAGTTACGGTGTTTTTAAACGGTGCTGAAATCAAACGAAAAGCTACTGTTTCTGTCGACAAAGGAACGAATGAATTAAAATTTGTAGACTTATCTCCATATATTCAACCCAATAGCATTCAAGTCAAAGCGAACAACAAGGCCTTGACTATTGTTTCGGTTAACCATGAGATTAACTACCTAGAAAAGAAAAACATTGCTAAATCTCCAAAAGTTCAAGCAATCAATGACAGTATCGAAAACTTAGAATTCAAATTACAGATTAGACAGTCTTATGAGCGTGTTTACAATGAAGAAAAAAGTTTGTTACTAACCAATAAAAAAATGGGAGGAGCCAATACAGGCGTAGACATTGAAGACTTAATGGATGCTGCAGATTTTTACAGAGAGCGCCTAGCAAATATTGAAACAAAGCTATTGGATATTAAGAGAAATAAAAAAGAATTAAATGCTGCAATTGCCCGTTTAAAGAAACAACGTTCGTTGTATTATAATACGGTAAAAAACACTGGAGAGATTACTGTAAACCTTACAGCTTCTCAACGAGCTAGTGCTAAAATAGAACTTACTTTTGTTGTTAATCGTGCTGGTTGGGTTCCATTCTATGATATTCGTTCCAACAATTTAGAAGAACCTGTAGATTTAACTTACAAAGGGAAAGTTTACCAAAAAACCGGAAATGATTGGAACAATGTAAAAGTAAGGCTTTCTACAGGAAATCCATCTAATGATAATACGCAGCCTCAATTTTCTAAATGGTATTTACAATACTATACTGCTTATGCAAAAAACAACCGCTACAGTGGTAAACGTAAGAAGATAAATGCAGCTTATGCTCCTGCTCCATCCTACGACAAAGGTCAATATTTAGAAGAGGTTGAAATTGAAGATGATGAGCTTGATTTTGAAATTGCAAGTAACTCTCTTGCCAACTCTACAACAGTTACAGAAAGTACTGTTAACACCACCTTTGACATCGCATTGCCTTATACAATTAAAAGTGATGGAAAATCCAATTTAATAGCTATTCAGGAGTATGAATTACCTGTTAGTTATCAATACTACACGATGCCAAGAAAGGATCATGATGCCTTTTTATTATCCAATATTGTTGGATGGGGCGATTATAATTTATTGGCTGGTGATGCCAACATTTATTTCGAGAATACTTTTGTGGGGGAATCTTATTTAGAAACTGCTATTACCAATGATACGTTAAGTGTTTCAATGGGAAGAGATAAAAGTATTATTGTAACGCGTGAAAAAATTAAAGATTTTTGTAAAAACAGTACGTTAGGAGGTAATAAAAAATCGACTCGTGGTTATGAATTAACGATTCGAAATAATAAATCTCAAGCCATAGAAATTGAAGTAATAGATCAAATTCCTCTTTCTAAAATTAAAGAAATCGAAGTTGAATTAATTGAAAATAAAAAAGCTGAATATGATGAGAAAACAGGAAAGCTAACTTGGCGTTTAAAAATTCCAGCAAACTCTACAGAAACCGTTAGCTTTAAATTCTCTGTGAAGTACCCTAAAAACCAAACTATTAACAACCTATAA
- a CDS encoding T9SS type A sorting domain-containing protein yields MLKLFFFFLLSLTTLTSLAQNCSTSAVTILDQSIKETSGLIFFNGKLVTHNDSGDSPNLYEIDTITGAVTRTVSITNASNVDWEDITQDDHYIYVGDFGNNNGNRTDLIIYRIAKADFNTQTNVTADSIVIQYADQTNFSAQPNANDYDCEAMIAYQDSLMLFSKNWLNEKTYLYTLPKTPGNYNLVKRDSFDTQGTITGATYNPNTNVILLIGYKSTTLSKYLWELAQFQGYNVLQGTNTKCNVSLTGSIQIEAIAVKGDFDYFISSEEISYAGITLDTYLSSYSYGGVSIDEKKKFSIELFPNPVDHYLNFIIRNISNTIKHKVKITNSMGQTIYENDAITTPHNSIDTSNFPKGVYFISVTSKENAITQSFIKN; encoded by the coding sequence ATGCTTAAACTTTTCTTTTTCTTCCTGTTATCCCTAACTACCTTGACTAGTCTTGCACAAAACTGTTCTACATCAGCTGTCACTATTCTGGACCAAAGCATCAAAGAAACCAGTGGGTTAATCTTTTTTAACGGGAAACTTGTTACCCATAATGATTCTGGCGATAGCCCTAACCTTTATGAAATAGACACCATTACAGGTGCTGTTACAAGAACAGTTAGTATAACAAATGCTTCTAATGTTGACTGGGAAGATATTACACAAGATGATCACTACATTTATGTTGGTGATTTTGGGAATAACAATGGAAACCGAACTGATTTAATCATCTACAGAATAGCTAAAGCTGACTTTAATACACAAACTAATGTCACAGCAGATAGTATCGTTATTCAGTATGCTGACCAAACCAACTTTTCTGCTCAACCTAATGCCAATGACTATGACTGCGAAGCCATGATTGCTTATCAAGATAGTTTAATGTTATTTTCTAAAAATTGGCTGAATGAAAAAACCTATTTATATACTTTACCCAAAACACCCGGAAACTATAACTTAGTAAAACGTGATAGTTTTGATACTCAGGGGACCATTACTGGTGCAACCTACAATCCTAATACCAATGTTATTTTATTGATTGGTTATAAATCTACAACTCTTTCAAAATATTTATGGGAATTGGCTCAATTTCAAGGATATAATGTTTTGCAAGGAACGAACACAAAATGTAATGTAAGTCTTACAGGAAGTATTCAAATTGAAGCTATTGCTGTAAAAGGTGACTTCGACTACTTTATTTCATCTGAAGAAATTTCTTATGCAGGTATTACATTAGATACCTATTTATCTTCCTACAGCTATGGAGGTGTTTCTATTGATGAAAAGAAAAAGTTCTCTATAGAGCTCTTCCCTAACCCTGTTGACCATTACCTCAACTTTATTATTAGAAATATTTCAAACACGATTAAGCACAAGGTTAAAATCACCAATTCCATGGGGCAAACCATCTATGAAAATGATGCTATTACTACTCCACACAACAGTATTGATACTTCTAATTTTCCCAAAGGAGTTTACTTTATTTCTGTGACTTCTAAAGAAAACGCTATCACCCAATCATTTATTAAAAATTAA